A DNA window from Bradyrhizobium sp. CCBAU 53421 contains the following coding sequences:
- a CDS encoding DUF502 domain-containing protein, translated as MTSNQVPPVTGDLPPDAPRGLMARFRNYFLTGLVVAGPVAITLYLTWWFVNWVDNLVRPFVPSAYRPETYLPFGLPGSGLIVAVVALTLLGFLTANLIGRTLVDLGERLLGRIPAVRAIYRGLKQVFETLFSGNGSSFRRVGLVEFPSPGMWSIVLISQAPSAELAASFPGEEEHISVFLPCAPNPTTGFFFYVPKSKIIEIEMSTEDAATLIMSAGVVQPGTNDQKRAAALAGMANAARVANQASLQPATQPAPAKVD; from the coding sequence ATGACCTCCAACCAAGTGCCTCCCGTCACGGGTGATTTGCCCCCGGATGCCCCCCGCGGGCTGATGGCGCGTTTCCGCAATTATTTCCTGACCGGCCTGGTGGTGGCCGGGCCGGTTGCGATCACGCTCTATCTGACCTGGTGGTTCGTGAACTGGGTCGACAATCTGGTCCGGCCGTTCGTTCCCTCGGCCTACCGGCCGGAAACCTATCTGCCGTTCGGGCTGCCCGGTTCCGGCCTGATCGTTGCCGTCGTCGCACTGACCCTGCTCGGCTTCCTTACCGCCAACCTGATCGGGCGAACGCTGGTTGATCTCGGCGAGCGGCTGCTCGGGCGGATCCCTGCGGTGCGTGCGATCTATCGCGGCCTGAAGCAGGTGTTCGAGACGCTGTTCTCCGGCAACGGCTCCAGCTTCCGTCGCGTCGGCCTGGTCGAGTTTCCCTCGCCCGGGATGTGGTCGATCGTGCTGATCTCGCAGGCGCCGAGCGCCGAGCTCGCGGCCAGCTTCCCCGGAGAGGAGGAGCATATCTCGGTGTTCCTGCCGTGTGCGCCGAACCCGACCACCGGCTTCTTCTTCTATGTGCCGAAGAGCAAGATCATCGAGATCGAGATGAGCACCGAGGATGCCGCGACGCTGATCATGTCGGCCGGCGTGGTGCAGCCCGGCACCAACGATCAGAAACGCGCCGCGGCGCTCGCCGGCATGGCCAATGCCGCACGCGTCGCCAACCAGGCCTCGCTGCAGCCGGCCACGCAGCCCGCGCCGGCGAAGGTGGACTAG
- the glmS gene encoding glutamine--fructose-6-phosphate transaminase (isomerizing), whose translation MCGIVGILGRAPVAEQLVDSLKRLEYRGYDSAGVATLENGSLARRRAEGKLKNLEARLEEKPLGGHTGIGHTRWATHGRPTENNAHPHATERVAVVHNGIIENFRELREELEHKGAVFSTETDTEVVVHLVDNLLKGGVAPVEAVRAVLSQLRGAFALGFIFAGEDDLMIGARNGPPLAVGHGEGEMFLGSDAIALGPFTDTISYLEDGDWVVLNRRGATIFDKDNAIVHREAIKHTTATALVDKANYRHFMAKEIHEQPEVVGHTLARYVDMATERVTMPVKLPFDFKDIQRVSITACGTASYAGFVAKYWLEKLARLPVELDVASEFRYREAPLRKGDLAIFISQSGETADTLAALRYAKAQGAHTLSVVNVPTSTIARESETVLQTLAGPEIGVASTKAFTCQLMVLASLAVAAGKARGELSDADEAKLVHGLVEIPRLMSEALTTELQIEKLAREISKSRDVLYLGRGTSYPLALEGALKLKEISYIHAEGYAAGELKHGPIALIDEHMPVVVIAPYDKVFEKTVSNMQEVAARGGKIILMTDAKGATEATIQSLVTIVMPDMGATFAPMVYAVPVQLLAYHTAVVMGTDVDQPRNLAKSVTVE comes from the coding sequence ATGTGCGGCATCGTCGGCATTCTTGGACGCGCTCCGGTCGCGGAGCAACTGGTGGATTCGCTCAAGCGGCTGGAGTATCGCGGCTATGATTCAGCCGGTGTCGCCACGCTGGAGAACGGCTCGCTGGCGCGGCGCCGCGCCGAGGGCAAGCTGAAGAATCTCGAGGCCCGGCTGGAGGAAAAGCCGCTCGGCGGCCACACCGGCATCGGCCACACCCGCTGGGCCACCCACGGCAGGCCGACCGAGAACAACGCCCATCCGCACGCCACCGAACGCGTCGCCGTGGTGCATAACGGCATCATCGAGAATTTCCGCGAGCTTCGCGAGGAACTCGAGCACAAGGGCGCGGTGTTCTCGACCGAGACCGACACCGAGGTCGTGGTGCATCTGGTCGACAATCTGCTCAAGGGCGGCGTCGCACCGGTCGAAGCGGTGAGGGCGGTGTTGTCGCAGCTGCGGGGCGCCTTCGCGCTCGGCTTCATCTTCGCCGGCGAGGACGATCTGATGATCGGCGCCCGCAACGGTCCGCCGCTCGCGGTCGGCCATGGCGAGGGCGAGATGTTTCTCGGCTCGGATGCGATCGCGCTCGGGCCCTTCACCGATACGATCAGCTATCTCGAGGACGGCGACTGGGTGGTGCTGAACCGCAGGGGCGCGACGATCTTCGACAAGGACAACGCCATCGTCCATCGCGAGGCGATCAAGCACACGACCGCAACAGCGCTGGTCGACAAGGCGAACTACCGCCACTTCATGGCGAAGGAGATCCACGAGCAGCCGGAAGTGGTCGGGCACACGCTCGCGCGTTATGTCGATATGGCGACCGAGCGCGTCACCATGCCGGTCAAGCTGCCGTTCGACTTCAAGGATATCCAGCGCGTTTCGATTACGGCCTGCGGCACCGCGAGCTACGCCGGCTTCGTCGCCAAATACTGGCTGGAAAAGCTGGCGCGGCTGCCGGTCGAGCTCGATGTCGCCTCGGAATTCCGCTATCGCGAAGCTCCCTTGCGCAAGGGCGACCTTGCGATCTTCATCTCGCAATCCGGCGAGACCGCCGACACGCTGGCGGCGCTGCGCTACGCCAAGGCGCAGGGCGCGCATACGCTGTCGGTCGTCAACGTGCCGACCTCGACGATCGCGCGCGAGAGCGAGACCGTGTTGCAGACGCTGGCCGGTCCGGAGATCGGCGTCGCCTCGACCAAGGCGTTCACCTGCCAGCTGATGGTGCTGGCCTCGCTTGCGGTTGCTGCCGGCAAGGCACGCGGCGAGCTGTCCGATGCCGACGAGGCCAAGCTGGTGCATGGCCTCGTCGAGATCCCACGCCTGATGTCGGAAGCGCTGACGACCGAGTTGCAGATCGAGAAGCTGGCGCGCGAGATCTCGAAGTCGCGCGACGTGCTCTATCTCGGCCGTGGCACCAGCTATCCGCTGGCGCTGGAAGGCGCGCTGAAGCTGAAGGAAATCTCCTACATCCATGCCGAGGGCTATGCCGCCGGCGAGCTCAAGCACGGGCCGATCGCGCTGATCGACGAGCACATGCCGGTCGTGGTGATCGCGCCCTATGACAAGGTGTTCGAGAAGACCGTGTCCAACATGCAGGAGGTCGCCGCCCGCGGCGGCAAGATCATCCTGATGACCGACGCCAAGGGCGCCACGGAGGCGACCATCCAGTCGCTGGTGACGATCGTGATGCCGGACATGGGGGCGACCTTCGCGCCGATGGTCTATGCCGTGCCGGTGCAGCTGCTCGCCTATCATACCGCCGTGGTGATGGGCACCGACGTGGATCAGCCCCGGAATCTGGCCAAATCGGTCACGGTCGAATAG
- a CDS encoding sensor domain-containing diguanylate cyclase encodes MHTAHDREARRLDTLAELDILDTPRELAFDRLTSLCRKMFRVPMSTMTFIDGHRQWFKASDGLDLRETDRRPAPCNVTITLDEPLVVPDMQRDARFADNIFVRGAPFVRFYAGAQLRLSGAVIGSLCAIDTRPRDDFDAEATSMLVDLAAIAVDELKLRNLSMQDGLTGCSSRRAFRGEGERLTALAARHLSPLACAVLDVDHFKQVNDTYGHAIGDMVLAAVANASRDALRGSDVIGRLGGEEFGILLPHTRLDQAMGVLEKVRAAVAATRIETPAGTIGVTCSLGGAALSPGNGFDDMLHNADLAMYGAKQGGRNQALAWVDRAPSIAPTARRVFKAGTISFNAGHSTIDCTVRGLSRDTATIEVMSTSGIPDQFKLAIAADALSRACRITAKADNRIEVAFT; translated from the coding sequence ATGCACACTGCGCATGATCGCGAGGCCCGTCGCCTCGATACGCTCGCGGAACTCGACATCCTCGACACGCCGCGCGAGCTGGCCTTTGACCGCCTGACCTCGCTGTGCCGCAAGATGTTCCGCGTGCCAATGTCGACGATGACCTTCATCGACGGTCACCGGCAATGGTTCAAGGCCTCCGACGGGCTGGACCTGCGCGAAACCGACCGGCGACCGGCGCCGTGCAATGTGACCATCACGCTGGATGAGCCGCTGGTCGTCCCCGATATGCAGCGCGATGCGCGCTTCGCCGACAACATCTTCGTGCGTGGGGCGCCGTTCGTCCGTTTCTATGCCGGCGCACAGCTCAGGCTGTCCGGCGCCGTGATCGGAAGCCTGTGCGCCATCGACACGCGCCCTCGCGATGATTTTGACGCCGAGGCGACCAGCATGCTGGTCGATCTCGCCGCGATCGCCGTCGACGAGCTGAAGCTGCGGAATCTGTCCATGCAGGACGGTCTCACCGGCTGCTCCTCGCGGCGCGCCTTCCGCGGCGAAGGCGAACGGCTGACCGCGCTGGCGGCGCGGCATCTCAGTCCGCTTGCCTGCGCCGTGCTCGATGTCGATCACTTCAAACAGGTCAACGACACCTATGGGCATGCGATCGGCGACATGGTGCTTGCGGCGGTCGCAAACGCATCGCGTGACGCGCTGCGTGGCTCCGACGTGATCGGCCGGCTCGGCGGCGAGGAATTCGGCATCCTGCTGCCGCACACCAGGCTCGACCAGGCGATGGGTGTGCTCGAGAAGGTGCGCGCCGCGGTCGCGGCCACGCGGATCGAGACGCCGGCCGGCACGATCGGCGTCACCTGCAGCCTCGGCGGCGCCGCGCTCTCGCCCGGCAACGGCTTCGACGACATGCTGCACAACGCCGACCTCGCGATGTACGGCGCCAAGCAGGGCGGCCGCAACCAGGCGCTGGCCTGGGTCGACCGGGCGCCGTCGATCGCGCCGACCGCGCGCCGCGTGTTCAAGGCCGGCACGATCAGCTTCAACGCCGGCCATTCCACGATCGACTGCACGGTGCGCGGCCTGTCGCGCGACACCGCGACGATCGAGGTGATGTCGACGTCGGGCATCCCCGATCAGTTCAAGCTCGCGATCGCCGCCGACGCGCTGTCGCGGGCCTGCCGCATCACCGCGAAGGCCGACAACCGGATCGAGGTCGCCTTCACCTGA
- a CDS encoding adenylate/guanylate cyclase domain-containing protein, translating into MPKFLRIGVHQSNVSGYTSKAWCIRRTGSTVFLKWGAVEVQGAGAGRKVYWTFPPQEKTIRCRTVQRAQDYTKAAIARRRSHRYEPLTGNIANRRRTADRGSELKQALATILYVDIVRSTEKAARLGDARWATVMNHYYAAVRRELKALRGKEVVTTGDGVLATFGVPVSGVRCATAIRDAVRTLGLEIRVGLHAGEYKVSGAEVIGLAFHIGARVAAKARAGEVLVSSAVRNLMLESEIRFKDRGAHQLKGVPERWRLYRVEQ; encoded by the coding sequence ATGCCCAAATTCCTTCGCATCGGAGTGCATCAGTCGAACGTGTCGGGATACACGTCGAAAGCCTGGTGCATTCGGCGGACGGGCTCGACGGTGTTCCTGAAATGGGGCGCCGTGGAGGTGCAGGGCGCCGGAGCCGGGCGCAAGGTCTACTGGACGTTTCCACCGCAGGAAAAAACCATTCGCTGCCGCACGGTGCAGCGCGCCCAGGACTACACCAAGGCCGCCATCGCGCGGCGGCGCAGCCATCGCTATGAACCGCTGACGGGAAATATCGCGAACCGGCGCCGGACCGCCGATCGAGGCTCGGAGCTCAAGCAGGCGCTCGCCACGATCCTCTATGTCGATATCGTTCGTTCCACCGAAAAAGCCGCGCGGCTCGGCGACGCGCGCTGGGCGACGGTGATGAATCACTATTACGCCGCCGTCCGCCGCGAGCTGAAGGCGCTGCGCGGCAAGGAAGTCGTGACGACGGGGGACGGCGTGCTGGCGACGTTCGGTGTGCCGGTTTCCGGGGTTCGCTGCGCGACCGCGATCCGCGATGCCGTGCGCACGCTGGGGCTCGAGATCCGGGTGGGATTGCACGCCGGCGAATACAAGGTGAGCGGCGCGGAGGTGATCGGTCTTGCGTTTCATATCGGCGCCCGCGTCGCTGCGAAAGCGCGGGCTGGCGAGGTCCTGGTCTCGAGCGCGGTCAGGAATCTGATGCTGGAGTCCGAAATCCGTTTCAAGGATCGCGGCGCGCACCAGCTCAAGGGCGTGCCGGAGCGCTGGCGGCTCTACCGGGTGGAACAATAG
- a CDS encoding carbon-nitrogen hydrolase family protein: protein MLPRFKAAAVHAAPVFLDSRATTEKAIAIMREAARAGAELIAFPETYIPAFPVWAALWPPIDNHDLFVRMAEQSVLVDGPEVARLCAEARGLGVTVSIGISERSAVSVGGLWNSNLLIGETGEILVHHRKLVPTFYEKLVWSSGDGAGLKVADTRQGRIGGLICGENTNPLARFALMAQGEQVHISSWPPMWPTRRPAGGGNFDNVAANRIRASAHCFEAKVFGIVTAGYMDQPMRAFLIERDRTIADVIDQTPRAASFFVDPTGGVFGDELQDQEGIAYAEIDLNRCVEPKQFHDVVGYYNRFDIFGMTVDRRRLTPARFRDEELQIAKAQDEAILSVEADIADR from the coding sequence ATGCTCCCTCGTTTCAAGGCTGCCGCCGTCCACGCCGCGCCCGTTTTCCTCGACAGCCGGGCGACCACCGAAAAGGCGATCGCCATCATGCGCGAGGCGGCCAGGGCCGGCGCCGAGCTGATCGCATTTCCCGAAACCTACATTCCCGCCTTTCCGGTGTGGGCCGCGCTGTGGCCTCCGATCGACAATCACGACCTGTTCGTGCGCATGGCGGAGCAGTCGGTGCTGGTGGACGGACCGGAAGTGGCGCGGCTTTGCGCCGAGGCGCGCGGCCTCGGCGTGACCGTCTCGATCGGCATCAGCGAACGCTCGGCCGTCAGCGTCGGCGGGCTGTGGAACTCGAACCTGTTGATCGGCGAGACCGGAGAAATCCTGGTCCATCACCGCAAGCTGGTGCCGACCTTCTATGAGAAGCTGGTGTGGTCGTCGGGCGACGGTGCGGGCCTCAAGGTCGCGGACACACGGCAGGGCCGGATCGGCGGGTTGATTTGCGGCGAGAACACCAATCCACTGGCCCGCTTCGCGCTGATGGCGCAGGGCGAACAGGTGCACATCTCGAGCTGGCCGCCGATGTGGCCAACACGGCGCCCGGCAGGCGGCGGCAATTTCGACAACGTCGCCGCCAACCGCATCCGGGCCAGCGCCCACTGCTTCGAAGCCAAGGTATTCGGGATCGTCACCGCCGGCTACATGGACCAGCCGATGCGGGCCTTCCTCATTGAACGCGACAGAACCATCGCCGACGTGATCGACCAGACGCCACGTGCGGCGAGCTTCTTCGTCGATCCGACGGGGGGCGTGTTTGGCGATGAATTGCAGGACCAGGAAGGGATCGCCTATGCGGAGATCGATCTCAATCGCTGCGTCGAGCCGAAACAGTTTCACGACGTGGTCGGCTACTACAACCGCTTCGACATCTTCGGCATGACGGTCGACCGCCGCCGGCTGACCCCGGCACGCTTTCGCGATGAAGAATTGCAAATTGCGAAAGCACAGGACGAAGCAATTCTGTCCGTCGAGGCAGACATCGCAGATCGCTGA
- a CDS encoding LysR family transcriptional regulator, with product MFDTINWDDLRVFLCAARAGNLSQTAKRLRLDHSTVSRRIAQMEASLGIAVFERHRTGLKLNEVGERLLRHAERVESAVIAIREEASASDTQGLVGTVRLATMEGIASLYLAQRFAKLRHTAPQLTVELVTSAQTVYVHKREADLFVSFFRPPGPGLISERIGKFRLGLFASQSYLDHHGMPVSLRDLADHWFVSYIGDLIQVDSVRWLADVIEEPKIAFHSNSMIAQMNAAAGGLGIVMLPSFATNDRPDLIPVLPALAGTVREVWLNVHSDLQFAPRIRAVRAFLKNTLKQDPDMQVSLADGVPQPRTADCKNP from the coding sequence ATGTTCGATACGATCAACTGGGACGATCTGCGGGTCTTTCTCTGCGCCGCGCGCGCCGGGAATTTGAGCCAAACGGCAAAGCGGCTGCGGCTGGACCATTCCACCGTGAGCCGGCGGATCGCCCAGATGGAGGCTTCCCTCGGGATCGCGGTGTTCGAACGCCACCGCACCGGGCTCAAGCTCAACGAAGTCGGCGAACGCCTGTTGCGCCATGCCGAGCGGGTCGAGAGCGCGGTGATCGCCATCCGAGAGGAGGCCAGCGCCAGCGACACCCAGGGCCTCGTCGGAACCGTGCGGCTCGCCACCATGGAAGGGATTGCCTCGCTCTATCTCGCGCAACGCTTTGCGAAACTCCGTCACACCGCGCCACAACTCACCGTCGAGCTCGTCACTTCAGCGCAGACGGTCTATGTCCACAAGCGCGAAGCCGATCTGTTCGTGTCCTTCTTCCGGCCCCCCGGTCCGGGCCTGATCTCCGAGCGCATCGGCAAGTTTCGGCTGGGGCTATTCGCCAGCCAGAGCTATCTCGACCATCACGGCATGCCTGTAAGCCTTCGCGACCTCGCCGATCACTGGTTCGTCTCCTATATCGGGGACCTGATCCAGGTCGACTCGGTGCGCTGGCTCGCCGACGTCATCGAGGAGCCGAAGATCGCGTTTCACTCCAACAGCATGATCGCGCAGATGAACGCGGCAGCCGGCGGCCTCGGCATCGTGATGCTGCCGAGCTTTGCGACCAACGACCGGCCCGACCTGATCCCCGTGCTGCCCGCCCTCGCCGGCACCGTTCGCGAGGTCTGGCTCAATGTCCACAGCGACCTGCAATTCGCCCCGCGCATCCGCGCCGTCCGCGCGTTTCTGAAGAATACCCTGAAGCAGGACCCCGACATGCAGGTCTCGCTGGCCGACGGCGTGCCGCAGCCGCGCACGGCAGATTGCAAAAATCCATAG
- a CDS encoding DUF485 domain-containing protein, producing the protein MKVGIPGNVDPAPNVGALAKNLAKKRLTVALVLSAAMIVIYFGFMGLFAFDKPLLGTVLMPGLSLCIVLGPLVIISSFALCLVYVLWANRVFDAGIRKLR; encoded by the coding sequence ATGAAGGTGGGTATTCCTGGCAACGTGGATCCGGCGCCGAACGTTGGCGCATTGGCCAAGAATCTGGCCAAGAAGCGGCTGACAGTCGCGCTCGTGCTCAGTGCGGCGATGATCGTGATCTATTTCGGCTTCATGGGGTTGTTCGCGTTCGACAAACCGCTGCTCGGCACCGTCCTGATGCCCGGCCTGTCGCTCTGCATCGTGCTCGGCCCGCTCGTCATCATCTCTTCCTTCGCGCTCTGCCTGGTCTACGTGCTGTGGGCGAACCGGGTGTTCGACGCCGGCATCCGCAAGCTTCGCTAA